A single uncultured Acetobacterium sp. DNA region contains:
- a CDS encoding iron-containing alcohol dehydrogenase: MAIADQVFGFFMPVVNLMGPGSVNEVGVQAKALGLKKALIVTDAGMEKMGIADQIKEIIEEAGLKVVIFAGAQPNPTDINVHDGLAIFKENKCDLIVSLGGGSSHDCAKGIGMVAGNGGHIRDFEGVNKSKKAMKPLIAINTTAGTASEMTRFCIITNTDTHVKMAIVDWRCTPTISVNDPVLMMGMPPALTAATGMDALTHSVEAYMSTIATPVTDSAALMSIKLIGENLRQAVANGQNFEARNNMAYAQFLGGMAFNNASLGFVHGMAHQLGGFYDLPHGVCNAILLPHVQRFNLNSNPKRLADIAVALGENIDGLSVRDAAEKGLDAIIQLSRDIDIPSGLAELGAKEEDFKLMAENAMKDACSATNPRQAKLEDVIQIFKNAL; the protein is encoded by the coding sequence ATGGCAATTGCAGATCAAGTATTTGGTTTTTTTATGCCCGTAGTAAATTTGATGGGACCGGGTTCAGTAAACGAAGTGGGCGTGCAGGCAAAGGCTCTCGGTTTAAAAAAGGCTTTGATAGTAACAGACGCTGGCATGGAAAAAATGGGAATCGCAGATCAGATCAAAGAAATCATTGAAGAAGCTGGGCTCAAAGTAGTCATTTTTGCTGGTGCGCAACCAAATCCAACGGATATTAATGTTCATGACGGTCTGGCGATATTTAAGGAAAATAAATGTGATCTAATCGTTTCTTTAGGTGGCGGATCTTCCCATGACTGCGCCAAAGGGATTGGCATGGTAGCCGGGAATGGTGGTCATATTCGGGATTTTGAAGGTGTCAATAAAAGCAAAAAAGCGATGAAACCTCTGATTGCGATCAATACCACAGCGGGAACGGCCAGTGAGATGACACGCTTTTGTATAATCACCAACACGGATACTCATGTTAAAATGGCGATTGTTGATTGGCGATGTACACCAACTATATCAGTCAATGATCCGGTGCTGATGATGGGGATGCCTCCGGCATTAACAGCGGCAACTGGCATGGATGCGCTGACGCATTCAGTGGAAGCTTATATGTCAACTATTGCGACGCCGGTAACGGATTCAGCTGCCCTCATGTCAATTAAACTGATCGGTGAAAACTTGCGTCAGGCGGTTGCCAACGGACAGAATTTTGAAGCAAGAAACAATATGGCTTATGCCCAGTTCCTGGGTGGTATGGCATTTAATAATGCGAGTTTAGGATTTGTGCATGGAATGGCGCATCAACTGGGTGGCTTTTACGACCTTCCCCATGGCGTCTGTAATGCCATCTTGCTCCCACATGTCCAACGATTTAATTTAAATAGCAATCCCAAACGTCTGGCAGATATTGCGGTTGCTTTGGGTGAAAACATTGATGGTCTTTCAGTCAGAGATGCTGCTGAAAAAGGATTGGATGCAATTATTCAACTGTCCAGAGATATTGACATTCCATCCGGCTTGGCAGAACTTGGGGCAAAAGAAGAAGATTTCAAACTGATGGCAGAAAACGCAATGAAGGATGCCTGCAGTGCGACGAATCCAAGGCAGGCTAAACTGGAAGATGTTATTCAGATATTCAAAAACGCTTTGTAG